The genomic DNA CAGTTGAGGAAGCGGGTTAGCAGGGCGATGCCCGGTTCGGTCAAAAAGCTCTCGGGGTGGAACTGCCAGCCTTCGAGCTGAAATTTCTTATGCCGAACGCCCATGATCTGCCGCGTTCCGCCGGTGTCGGTCCAGGCGGAAACGATCAGATCCTCGGGAAGCGAATCGGGTTCGATCACTAGGCTGTGGTACCGCGTGGCGACAAACGGCATCTCGATTCCTTCGAACAGACCGCCGTTATCGTGGTAGATCTGATCGGTTTTGCCGTGCATCAGCTCCGGGGCGCGGATGATCTTGCCCCCCAAAGC from Rosistilla carotiformis includes the following:
- a CDS encoding anthranilate synthase component II, whose translation is MVVVIDNYDSFTYNLVQRLGEIQPQIDVQVRRNDQISIEELEQLKPSRILISPGPCTPSEAGISVDVVKHFAGRIPLLGVCLGHQSIGQALGGKIIRAPELMHGKTDQIYHDNGGLFEGIEMPFVATRYHSLVIEPDSLPEDLIVSAWTDTGGTRQIMGVRHKKFQLEGWQFHPESFLTEPGIALLTRFLNWT